CTTTATTTGCTGGAATATATAGAGGTTTTGTTACGCTTTACAAGCGTGGTAAAACATCGCGTATACCAAAAATGATAGCAGCCTCATCCTCACATAAAAACCCAATTGTGAGTTCTTTTAAAAAAGGATTAAGCTCTTGTGAAGATTTAGACCCCAAGGCTATAAAAGAAACTATTTATAATGAACCGCTTATAAATTGGCATAGTTTTGATGGCGATGAAGCTTTATTTGCATTAAAAGAATCTGAAGGAGATGCTTTTAACGTAAGTGACAAGAAAATGAAAGAGATGGCAACTTTTCTTCTAAAAAAAGAAGGGTTAAAAATATTACCTGCCTCAACCGCAGGACTTATTGGATTGCTAGAACTCGATGAAAAACTAAATTTTGAACCAGACCGCTTTGTGGCAGTCTTAACAGCAAAAAACTAATAAATACGCTTAATTAAGCATATTTTAAAAACTAAATTAAAGATGAAAAAGAAAATAGACGGACGCGCACTTGTATATTGTGAAGGCGCATTTAATACACCTAATGGCAAAACGGCTCACGGCTTAGTACGTTTTACAGAACGCTACGAAGTTGTTGGCGTTATTGATAGCAAATATGAAGGTCAAGATGCTGGAAAAACATTAGACGGAAAAAAGAATGGTATTATAATTTTTAAAGATTTAACTTCTGCTATTAAAGAATTAAAAAACTCTGGTGCTTTACCTAAAACCTTGGTTATAGGCCTAGCTCCCGATGGAGGACGATTACCGCAAGAAGCTAAAGCTACCATAAAACAAGCACTTACCTTAGGCTGGAACGTAGATAGTGGTTTACACGATTTTTTAACAAACGATGAAGAGCTTGTAAAAATAGCAAAAGAAAAAGGTAGCCGCATTCGTGATGTACGCAAAACGCCAGATCGTGATACACTGCATTTTTTCTCTGGAGATATTGAAAAAGTAGACTGTTTAAAACTTGCTGTTTTAGGGACAGATTCTGCTATTGGCAAACGTACCACAGCATGGTTAATCGTGCAAGGTTTACGTAAAGCAAGCCGCAGTGCAGAAATGATTGGTACTGGGCAAACTGCTTGGATGCAAGGTGCTAAATACAGCATGATTATGGATAGTTGTATTAACGATTTTGTTTCGGGTGAAATAGAACACGCCGTTGTTAGCGCTTACAAAAACGAAAAACCAGACGTTATTGTAATCGAAGGACAAGGTAGTTTAATGAACCCTGCTTATCCTGGTGGTTTCGAAATTCTGGCTGCTGGACGTCCAAATTATGTTATCTTACAACATGCACCTACGCGTAAGGAATACGATGGTTTTCCTGGCTATAAATTGCATACATTAAAAAAACAAATTCAAGCAATCGAAACTATTTCTGGTGTAAAAGTATTGGCTATTACTGTAAACCATGAAGGTATGACGGCTGAAGAAATTACACCTGCATGCCAAGCAATTACTAAACAAACAGGTTTACCTGCATTTGATGTTTTAGCACATGGCACGGATGAACTAGTAGAATTGTTAGATTCTAAACTATAATGAAAATAACCAATGTATCATACGAGCGTCTAGATTTAAAGCTTTCAGAGCCTTATACTATCGCTTACGAAACCATATCGAAAGCTGTAAATTTCATTCTTAAAATTGAAACAGATACACTAGCTATTGGTTATGGTTGTGCGGCACCAGACGCTGTGGTTACTGGAGAATCTCCTCAAGAAGTTGAGCAAGACATTAAAGATATTATTATTCCTTTTCTAAAAGGAAAAAACAGCTTTATGAGTACCGAGATTCTGCATGATTTAAAACCACTTCTAAAACGAAAATCATCGGCCTTAGCTATGGTAGACATGGCTTTACTAGATTTAGTTGCTAGAAAAATCGATACACCTTTATATCAATTTTTAGGAGGTTATCGCCATAGCATCCCAACAAGTATCACTTTAGGTATTTTACCTATTGAAGACACGTTGCGCATTGCCGGAGATTATGTAAAAGAAGGTTTTTTTATTCTGAAAATTAAAGGCGGACTTTCCGTAGAAGAAGATATAGAAAAAATGATACGCTTGCGCGATATGTTCCCAAGTACGCAATTGCGCTTCGATGGAAACCAAGGTTATACTGTAAAACAAGCCATTGCGTTTTTTGAAGGGACTAAAAAAGTGGGTATTGAAATTTTTGAACAGCCAACCAAAGAAGGTATGGACGAACTTCTTGGCCAAGTAACAAAAAACACAGGTATTCCCGTTATGGCAGACGAAAGTGTAAAAACATTAAAAGACACGTTTCGTTTAGCTCAAAATGAACGTGTAGACATGGTGAATATAAAACTGATGAAAGTTGGTGGTATTCGCGAAGCTATGCACATCAACTCGGTATCTCAATCTGCGGGCTTAGAAGCTATGGTAGGTTGTATAGACGAATGTAGATTAGGTATTTCGGCAGGATTGCACTTTGCGCTTTCTAGACAAAATATAAAATTTGCAGACCTTGATGGGCATTTAGATATGATTGCAGATCCTTTTAAAGGATTATTTAAACTAGACAAAGGTATTTTATATCCAAGTAAAGCAGCCGGATTAGGACTAATTAAAGACTAAAATGAAAAATAAATTTATATTATATTTCGCCCTTTTGGGAATATTAACTTTTGCACAAGCACAAGAATTGCCTGTAAAAGCTAATACGGCTACTAAACCGCTTAGATCTCTTTTAGATAATACACTTCAGAAAAAATTAGATTCTGAAATGAGTAAACATTCCGATTGGAAAACTCTTATTAGTCAGAACAAAATGGCTATCGGTCTGGTTGATTTATCTGATAAAAATAACATTAAATTCGCCCGAGTAAACGGTAATGAAATGATGTATGCTGCAAGCTTACCAAAAATTGCTGTATTACTAGCAGCAATGGATGCTATAGAAAAAAAGGAGCTTATTGAAACAGCCGATATTAAAAACGATATGAAGTTGATGATAAGTAACTCTAACAACGCGGCAACCACAAGAATGATAGACCGTTTGGGTTATGATAAAATTGAAAAAGTACTCACTAGTGACAAATACAATCTTTATGATGAGGAGACAGGAGGAGGCTTATGGGTAGGGAAACGCTATGCTGCCGGAGGCGCAACCAATCGAGAGCCTATAAAAAACTTAAGTCATGCCGCAACTGTAACTCAGGTATGCCGATTTTACTATATGCTTTACAAAGGTGAACTTGTAAATACGCAACGATCTAAACAAATGCTAGATATTTTAGAAGATCCTGCTTTACATCATAAATTTGTAAACACATTAGATAGAATAGCACCTAGAGCACGTTTGTTTCGTAAATCGGGCTCATGGAAAACGTTTCATTCAGATTCTATATTAGTTTGGGGAGATCCTGGTCGTCGCTATATTTTAGTAGCCTTAATAAATGATGAAAACGGAGAACAAATTATTAGAGACTTAGTAGTTCCTATTGAAAAAGTACTGAATATTTAATCATTTTTTATAACTTAATAGTAAAATAAAACATCCGGAATAGCTTACTTAAATGATAAAAACAGCTTTAAAAAAAATATTTGATATTCGAGATGGAGAATTAAAAATAGCCCTACTTATGCAGGGCTATATATTTTTAATAATTGCCACACTTTTAATTATTAAACCAGCAGTTAGTGCGCTTTTCATTTCGGAATTAGGTGCAGAAAACCTTCCTTTTGCGTATTTACTAGTTGCTGTTACAGCCGTAATTAGTTCTTATTTTTACTCTAAAGCAACCGAGCGTTTTCCGCTAAATAACATTATTAAATTCACCTTAATTTTTAGCATTATTAGCCTTGCTATTCTAGGATCGCTTTTACATCTTAATTTAATAAAAGGCTGGGTTTTATATGCTTTTTATACCGGAGTAGCCATTTATGCCGTATTAGCAACTTCTCAATTTTGGGTATTAGCTAATCTTGTTTTTAATGTTCGAGAGGCTAAACGTTTATTCGGTTTTATAGGTGCAGGTGCTATTACTGGTGGTATTTTCGGAGGATATCTTACCACGATACTTGCTCCTTTTATAGGTAATGAAAACCTCATCTTTGTAGCGGCAGTTTTCTTAATGCTCTGCTTCCCGTTATTAAATAAAATTTGGAAAATAAAAGTGTCAGTATTAAACACTTTTAAACAGAAAAAACGTATTTCTGTTTCCGAAGAAAACCCGTTAAAACTAATTTTAAGTTCAAAACATTTAACCTATTTAGCTGCAATTATAGCCGTTGGCGTTATTACAGCTAGATTAGTAGATTATCAGTTTAGTTATATTGCTGGCGAACGCATCACTGATAGCGATGAGCTTACCTCATTTTTTGGGTTTTGGTTATCGTCTTTCAACGTGGCGTCCCTATTCCTTCAATTATTTTTAACAAGAAAAATTGTGGGTGTTTGGGGAGTTGGATTCTCTTTATTACTATTACCAATCCTTATTTTTTTAGGCGGATTGTTATTCTTTGTTTTTCCAGAACTTTGGGTGGTTATTTTGCTAAAATCATCAGATGCTAGTTTAAAACAATCCATAAATAAATCTGCTGTAGAACTCATTGCTTTACCGCTACCTTTTCAGTTAAAAAAAAGAACCAAATCTTTTATTGATGTAGTGGTCGATAGTATAGCCACTGGTATAGCGGGTTGTATTTTAATTTTCTTGATAAAAGGGCTCAATGTTTCGCCAATGTATATTATAACGCTCATTGTTTTACTCACCTTTACATGGACTTATTTTGTATTTAAAGTTAGAAAAGAATATTTCTTATCCTTTAAAAAAAACCTAGAAGCCATAGTGCCTGTCACTAATAAAAAACGAAAAGAAACGGTATCAAAAGAATCTTTTTTAAAAGGCATGCACAATGTATTTAAAAATGGTGAAGACAACGAAATTTTGTTCATGCTCGATAAGGCTAAAGAAATTAATGACAAGCGTTTAGTTGCTCCTATTTCTGCATTGTTAAATCATTCTTCTAATAAAATTAAAGCTGAAGCATTACGCAATCTATTTTTCTTAAATGAAAAAAGTATTTATCTCGAAGTTATCCCCTTTTTAAACACTCAAGATGAAAACCTAGTTATGGCAACACTAGAGTATTTATTACTGCATGCAGACAACGAAGAAGCCATTGTTTTTGATAGTTATTTAGACCATAAAGACACCTTTATTTCTGATGCGGCCTTGCTTTGCTTAGCAAAAGAATCTAGAGACAACTACTCTTTGCGCGTTAAATACAATCTTTTTGATCGCATAGAAAACAAGAAAAGTAGCATAATGACCTTACCGGAAGAATTGCAGCTTAAAGAAGAAATAAAACTACTACATTTAATTGGTTTTTCGGACTATAAAAAAGGATATCCTACTATTCTAAATGCTTTAGAAAACAATAATAACCCGGCGTTACAAGGCGAAGCTATTGTTGCTGCTGGAAATACTATAAATTCATTTTTTGTTGATGCCCTATTGTATAAATTACTAGATAAAACATTCCGCGAAAGCGCTATAAAAGCATTGATTAACTACGGAAACGCTATGTTGCTTGTTTTAAAAGAAAAGCTATTTATTGACGATATTGATATTGCTATTAGACGTTTTATTCCAAAAGCTATTTCGGCCTTTAATTCTCAAAACGCTGTGGATACAATGTTGATTAGTTTTAAAGATTCGGAAGATTTATCGATACGATTAGAATGTGTTGCTCAGCTCTCTAAATTAAAGGAAACTAACCAAAATTTACATTTTAATGAAAAGCAAGTCGCCAAATTAATTCTGGAGGAATGTAAACTATACAATAGCTCGATAAATGCAATGCACACCCAAATTATTGTGCATTATTTACGTCGTAAAAAACTAAAAGCAACTATTCCTGATGAAGAAATGAAAGCCCGTGAAAGCTTAATTGAATTGTTAGAACGTAGGCTAGAAAACGGCTTACAACGTATTTTTAAACTTCTTGAATTACGCTACGCTCAAAATGATGTACGCATGGCATACAAAGGTATTTTAAGCGATGAGCAAGATAAAAGAACTAATGCTATTGAGTTTTTAGATATTCTACTGAATCCTAATTTAAAAAGTGTGTTAATCCCAATTGTTGAGGCGACTATACTTGATACCTCTTCGGAAGAAGTTATTGAAACTATTAGCAAGAATAAATTAACAGAAATGGAATGTTTTCAGAATATACTAAACGGTAAAGATGTAAAACTGAAACTTGCCGTTTTATACTTATTGGAAAAAAAAGAAAGTTCAACATACAACGAACTTATTACGCCTTTACTAACAAGTAAAGATAAACGCATACAAGAGTTTGCGCAGAAAGCGATTAACACAATGGTATAAAAAAATCTCAGGTTACATACATAACCTGAGATTCATTTTAAATTCCCAAAAGACTTTTTTTCTATTCTCTTACGGCCTTATCTATTCTACTGGCTAAAGCCAAGTGATCTCCTGCAGAGTTTTTTCCTAAGACATTAGTCATTAAACACACCATATATTTTGAGCCATCTTCATGCTCTACAATAGCAACAGAATTCATGTAATTAAATACATTGCCTTTATATTTACCGCAAGCCTGATCTTTTTCTTTATCACATTTATATAAACTTCCAGATTTAAAATATACTGCAGCATCACGCAATTCTGGTGCTTGTGCGTAGCGTATTCTTCTATCTGTCATGTACATTAAACGTTTTATTTCTAAACTTGATTGCTTATCTACAATTTTCCCTTGTTCTAATTGTAACATCCATTTCATTAAGCCTAATGGCGAACCAATACTACCGCCTTTACTACCAACATAGGGGTTTACTCCGCGTGTAAAGAATGTTCCTAAACGCCATTCATCTTCAGTGATTCCCAAATCTCTTAAAGGTTGATTTACTATAGATATAGCAAGCTCGGTAATATCGTTTTTAGGACCTGCGCTAAAATAGGCATCGGCATCTGCCTGCGTCATTGTTGGATATTTTTCACCAAATGCAGCCATTAATAAAGCCTCTCGCCAAACCACACTCGCTGCACCATTATTACTAACCGATAAGGCATGATCTGCCCACTCAAAAAGAGAAAACACATCGCTAGCTACCGCTTGGCGCTTTACCAATTTATTAGTTTCAATATTAAAAACAGGAATGGTATGCTCATCTGTTAACACCCAATTGCCTCCTTTTACTATTTTAGTTTTTAATAACGCCACGCGCTTGCTGTAATCATTAGGATAAATTTTAGCTAATTGATCGAATAACGCAGTAACAACAACCAATTTACCAACACTACCTGGTTGATAACCTCTAGTCTCGTTTTGTTGTGCATATCGTAAACTATCTGGTTTAGAAATATCTAAAATTGCAACAGAATAACTTTTATCTAACCTAGGAAATAATGCATCTATCTTTTTTTGGAATGCAGGGTTTTCCTTTAAAATATCTCCTGTATTATATTGAGATTTAGTGAGCAAATTCAACTTAATATCATTAATACTTTTATAAGCACCCAATGGCAATTTCGCATCTGGTAAATCGCCCGAAATAGATAGCTGTAAATGTTTTAACCGCTTTATTCCAGAATACTGATACCCATCTATAGGATAGATAGTATTGTTTACCGGAATAGTAAAAGCCATACAACATAAGGCTATTGCTAATAATTTAAATGTTTTAATCATGATTTTATAATGGTGTGTTCAGTGAAATTTCTTTTTGAATATTAACAATAGGCGTAATACTTTTTAAGTAATCTGATCCTAATGCTTTTTTGTTTTCTACAAATGGACGAATTTGAAATAACCAAAGTTTATTATCTTTAAAGCCAAGCTCCACATCATACGTACCCTTGTAGTCCGATTTTGTTTTCTTCGCTAAAGTTTTTCTAATTGTTTTTGATAATTCGCTTATTTCTAAAATATTTTGAGCGTTTAAAATTGGTTTTTCAAAAGTAGCAACCTCTTTACCTGTACCACCTGTTATCGGCAATGTGTTATATAAAGCTTCTCGAGCAGGCGACAGTAATTGCGCTTTACCATCTACACCTATATTATGTGTTTCGGCAGATTGCCCATCTACGGCACCACCTGCACCACGACTAAAAGCAATGGTTAAATCGTCTTCATTACCAGAAGAAATTCCTTTTGTAATCAACACCCCAGAGTAATCCACATCTACCGATGGAATAACTAAAATAGAAGGAAATACGTTTTCTGGATTTAGTAAATATTTCTGTCTCCATTTAAAGCTACGCTCTACATAAGGTGATGCCCAAACATCTTTAATACCTTGTAGAATTTTCTCTTTTTCAACAGCGTTAAAAATGGTAAGGTTAAGTCCTGCGCCTGTAAAATCTTTTAAATCTTCCATGTTAGTATCACTGCGCAAAAACACAGGAACGCTTCCGATAGGTTTGCCTAAAATAGATTGGAACGATTTAGAAATATCGTCTGTAAAATCAGTTTTAAGTGGCATAATTTTAATAGCTGCACGTAGAATTTCTAATTGTTTTAATTGAAAATTCTCTACCTCTATTTCAGAAATATTTTGAGATCTTTTTACTTCAGCCTCAGCAAACATTGCATTTAAAAACTCCCAATATGTTTTACCTTGATTAGGCATAACCTGATTCATGTGTGTTCTAAAAATACCAAACGGAATTACAAAACCTTCTACAACATTATCTTCAAACATTGATTTTAATTGCCCAAGATTGGCTGCTTTTGGTCCGCATAACTTCCCAGAATCTGATGCATCAACCTCACGCAGATTTAATATTTTGGTTTGATCTAAACGAATCTCCTCTACAGGTACTTCTATTTTATCTTCTTTACGCACTTTTTTAGCAAATAATTCCTTTTCTTCAGTAGTCATTTTAGTGGCTTCTTTTAAAATCACGGTGCCTTTGTTCGATACAGCATAAAACACTTTTTTACCATTAAAAGCCATTAAAGCTTTCAAATTCTCATCGGATAAGGCTGCATTTGGAATTCCTAAATTTCTAGCTAATAATTGTACATGCGAAACCAAATTACCTTCGGCAACCGTTGCAATACCTGCAACCGGTTTTAAATCGGCCGGAGCACGTTCAAAAATGTAAATTTTATCGCTAGATACTTCTACATCATCCGGATTACCATTTACAACAACTAACTCGCCAAAAGCGTAGCCAGGATTTAAACCACGTACACTACTTTGGTTTGATAAATTCATTACTTTATTAGATAACGAAGATTGATTTGCGATAAACACCCCCAAATCTCCAACCGTTTGCCCCAATTGCAATGCCACAGACGAGCGTATACGATCGTCTATAAAACTATATGCCTTTGGCTCAAAACCTGTATATACATTTACTATATCTTGATAGTTTGCTTTTACCATTGCCGAACTCCATTCTACAACACCACGTGCTGTTTCTAACTTTTTAGTAAGGTCGCCTAGAGTAGATTTCACAGATAAACTTGGTTGTAAGCGCGGAGCCACTTGTTCCCACTCCCATAATTCAATAGCGCCTGTTCCTGCAGCAGCCATAGCTAAAGCATGTACTTTCTCTAACTGTTCTCCAACTGTTTTTGGATGCCATTCTGCCGATGTTTTAAAAACAACAGCCTCTAGTTTATTAGCAATATCTAAAAGTAACAACCTGTGTGCACCACCTTTTTCGATAACAACATGTTTACGAATATCTAATAATACTTTAGCCGTTTCTTTAGTAAGTTCAGCTGCATCAGAGGTTTTATTATGTGTAGTTACAAATGCTTTTATAGATTTTTTTAAGTTAGATTCTGCTCGCAGTTTATTAACAAGCTTCATCAATCCATCTAAACTTACTGGCTTATGAAATTTTTCCATAGTTAAAACCAACTCGTCTATCTTTTTATTAAGTTCGGTTGTTAATTTTAAGCTATTTTCTTTTTTAAAAGCAAATGTCTTTTCAATATCTATAGGCTCAGGATTACTGTGGATTTTAACTCGTAAATCCATAAATTTTCCAAATTGATCGGAAAGCACTTTAGATTGCGCTCTCATTAATTGCGATAAATCATCATCGCCTTGATGTGGTACATCTTTTAACGATTGCAACACTAAGTAATAATCTTTTACAAGCACATCATCTTTTGTAAGTAGCCATTTGTAAAATCTTACTCCCCAAACTTCTTCATCTTCAATTTGTATAGCACCACGATAAAATTGGCCTTTTTGGTTAACCCAACCATCATCTGTACGCGCTAAATATTTACCAAGTTGAAATTGTTTTAAGCGTGAATGATTTTTTGAAGCATCCCAAAAATCAGTTTTATCGGTATAAGCCAAAATTTGTCCTAAAAAAACAGCATTACTTTTACCTAAAGCAACAACCTCATTTTTATAAGTAGCATGCTGCACGCCACCTATATCGTCCGGACAAGGATCTTTTGCGGCTCGCATAGTCCCATCGTCACAAAACCATTGGATACTTTTATAAGTTCCTCGAATATCATTTTTATAGAATTCGATTTGACTTTTTATTTTTTCATTACTTAAAGATTGCCCGTAAGCATCGCTTCCTATTTTTAGAACAACAAGCAATAAAATCCATTCTCGTATTTTCATTTTTATATTTAGATTATAACGTATTTTTAGACACTCTTATGCCAAGTTAGTCACTAGTTTAATTTAGTAAATTTTAAATAATACGCTATTATAAAATTAATCTTTTTTTAAATGATTTAATACAACTATACATAAAATAAAAAAAGCGATAACAAAGAGAAATAAAACACTCTAGCTATCACTTTTTTTTACTTATTATTTTAGATTAACCGCACTTAGAAGATCCGCAATCCTGACAAATTAAACAACCTTCTTGATATATTAATTCGTTGGAATTACAATTCTCACAGGTTTGTCCTTTAGCCTTAGTACCATCTTTCACATAGCGTTTTAATGCGCGTTGCACACCGTTTTTCCAGGTGTTAATAGATTCTGAATCTAACTGTAAACTTTGTATCAACTCTACCGTTTTATCTATAGGCATGCCATGTCTCAAGGTTCCAGAAATAAGTTTAGCGTAGTTCCAAAACTCTGGATTAAACTTATGAGACAAGCCTTCTATGGTTGTTTTATAGCCTCGTTTATTTTTATATTGAAAATCGTAACGTGAAGATCCATCATCATTTCTATTCTTAATAATAAAACCTTTATCCACCCAACGCGGAATTATAATACCATCTTCATCATCGGTTAACCCTGTAAAAACCTCATAAGGTCTGCCATCTACCAAGCCCACAAAAGCAATCCATTTTTCTTTTTGATTCTGAAAACGAACCACATCGGCTTCTAAACTCAAAGGTCGTTTTTTTGAAAAATTATCGTTTACAGCTTGTTCTTCTTTTTTAGCATCAGTTGCCACTAAAACGCCTGCTCGAGAACCATCGCGATAAACAGTTACACCTTTACAACCTACTTCCCAAGCTTTTAAATACAACTCGCCCACCAAATCTTCACTAACATTATTTGGTAAATTAACCGTAACACTTATTGAATGATCTACCCATTTTTGAATGGCCCCTTGCATAGCGACTTTACTTTTCCAATCAATATCGTTGGATGTTGCTTTATAATAAGGCGATTGTTTTACTAATTTATCGAGTTCTTGTTGTGTAAAATGTTTTGAAGAATCTATATTATTAATCTCCATCCATTGTTTAAAACGATGGTGAAAAACGATATATTCTTCCCAAGAATCTCCTACTTCATCCACAAAATCTACACGAGCATCTTTATCATTTGGGTTTACTTTTTTTCTTCGTTTATAAACAGGCATAAAAACAGGTTCTATGCCAGAGGATGTTTGCGTCATTAAACTCGTTGTACCTGTTGGAGCAATGGTTAGCAAAGCAATATTTCGACGTCCATACTCTAACATTTCATAATACAATTGGCCATCTGCTTCTTTTAAACGCAAAATAAAAGGATTCTCTTTTTCTCGGTCTGCTTCAAAAAGGGAAAAAGCTCCTCGTTCTTTTGCCAATGTAACCGAAGCTCGGTAGGTTTCAATGCATAATGTTTTATGCACTTCCGTGGAAAATGTATTGCCCGCTTCACTTCCATAACGAATACCTAAAGCGGCTAACATATCTCCTTCTGCTGTTATGCCAATACCAGTTCTTCTACCTTCCTTAGCTTTTTGCTTAATATTTATCCAAAGGTTTCTTTCTATAGCTTTTACATCTTCTTGCTCTGGATCTGAATCGATTTTAGCTAAAATTTTATCAATTTTTTCTAACTCTAAATCAATAATATCATCCATCATTCTTTGTGCAATAACGATATGTTTTTTAAATAACTTAAAATTGAATTCAGCTTGTTTTGTAAACGGTTTTTCAACATAAGAAAACAAATTAATCGCCAATAACCTGCAAGAATCATACGGACATAAAGGAATTTCTCCACATGGGTTTGTAGAGACGGTTTTGTATCCTAAATCGGCATAGCAATCTGGTACAGACTCACTAATAATAGTATCCCAAAACAAAATCCCTGGTTCTGCCGATTTCCATGCATTATGTACAATTTTCTTCCAAATTCGATGAGCTTCTACCGTTTTAGTATAAAGTGGTTTTTTACTATTTACAGGATAGTTTTGCGTGTAGCTACTATTGGTTTTTACGGCTTTCATAAAAGCATCATCAATTCTAACCGAAACATTAGCACCTGTTACTTTACCTTGCTCCAATTTGGCATCAATAAAGGCTTCGGTATCCGGGTGATTGATGGACACAGATAACATTAATGCACCTCGGCGACCATCTTGAGCTACTTCTCTAGTTGAGTTGGAATAACGCTCCATAAACGGCACAATACCAGTCGAGGTTAATGCTGAATTTTTTACAGGAGAACCTTTAGGACGAATATGAGACAGATCGTGACCAACGCCACCTCTACGTTTCATTAATTGTACTTGCTCTTGGTCTATTTTCATGATGCCTCCATAAGAATCGGATTCCCCATTATTTCCTATAACAAAACAATTCGATAAAGATGCTATTTGAAAAGGGTTTCCAATTCCTGCCATCGGGCTTCCCTGTGGCACAATATATTTAAAGTTTTTAATGACTTCAAATATCTCAGGTTCTGAAATTGGATTGGCATATTTTTTTTCAATTCGTGCTATTTCTGAAGCTATTCTTTGATGCATTTCATCTGGAGTGCTCTCGTAAATATTATTAGCCGAATCTTTTAAAGCATATTTATTTAACCACACACTAGCGGCCAATTCATCACCTTTAAAATAATTACGTGCTGCTTGTAAAGCTTCGTCTCTAGAATATGTTTTTCGAGGCTTCTGTAATGTTTGAGAATTCATGTTTTTCTGGAAGATTTAAATTGATATAAGACGTACTAAATGTCTTCAAAAACAAAAACCTAAAAGATGATAATTATCATAAACTTTTCGGCGAAATTTTTCAACACCCTTATTTTTAAAACATTACAAAACAACAACAAATAAAAAGTTAACAATTAATTTCAATTTATCAAAAAATAACAAAAACACCTTAACTCCCTAAACAAGGCTAATTAGCTCTATTTAATTGATTATAGAAACCTGCATATTGTGTGTTATTTGGAAATAATTGCACCAATTTAGAAGCAATATTTATTGCCTTATTTCTTTGATTTCCTTTGTTATAAATATAAGCTAG
The window above is part of the Algibacter sp. L3A6 genome. Proteins encoded here:
- a CDS encoding PEP/pyruvate-binding domain-containing protein; its protein translation is MKIREWILLLVVLKIGSDAYGQSLSNEKIKSQIEFYKNDIRGTYKSIQWFCDDGTMRAAKDPCPDDIGGVQHATYKNEVVALGKSNAVFLGQILAYTDKTDFWDASKNHSRLKQFQLGKYLARTDDGWVNQKGQFYRGAIQIEDEEVWGVRFYKWLLTKDDVLVKDYYLVLQSLKDVPHQGDDDLSQLMRAQSKVLSDQFGKFMDLRVKIHSNPEPIDIEKTFAFKKENSLKLTTELNKKIDELVLTMEKFHKPVSLDGLMKLVNKLRAESNLKKSIKAFVTTHNKTSDAAELTKETAKVLLDIRKHVVIEKGGAHRLLLLDIANKLEAVVFKTSAEWHPKTVGEQLEKVHALAMAAAGTGAIELWEWEQVAPRLQPSLSVKSTLGDLTKKLETARGVVEWSSAMVKANYQDIVNVYTGFEPKAYSFIDDRIRSSVALQLGQTVGDLGVFIANQSSLSNKVMNLSNQSSVRGLNPGYAFGELVVVNGNPDDVEVSSDKIYIFERAPADLKPVAGIATVAEGNLVSHVQLLARNLGIPNAALSDENLKALMAFNGKKVFYAVSNKGTVILKEATKMTTEEKELFAKKVRKEDKIEVPVEEIRLDQTKILNLREVDASDSGKLCGPKAANLGQLKSMFEDNVVEGFVIPFGIFRTHMNQVMPNQGKTYWEFLNAMFAEAEVKRSQNISEIEVENFQLKQLEILRAAIKIMPLKTDFTDDISKSFQSILGKPIGSVPVFLRSDTNMEDLKDFTGAGLNLTIFNAVEKEKILQGIKDVWASPYVERSFKWRQKYLLNPENVFPSILVIPSVDVDYSGVLITKGISSGNEDDLTIAFSRGAGGAVDGQSAETHNIGVDGKAQLLSPAREALYNTLPITGGTGKEVATFEKPILNAQNILEISELSKTIRKTLAKKTKSDYKGTYDVELGFKDNKLWLFQIRPFVENKKALGSDYLKSITPIVNIQKEISLNTPL
- a CDS encoding adenosylcobalamin-dependent ribonucleoside-diphosphate reductase, with protein sequence MNSQTLQKPRKTYSRDEALQAARNYFKGDELAASVWLNKYALKDSANNIYESTPDEMHQRIASEIARIEKKYANPISEPEIFEVIKNFKYIVPQGSPMAGIGNPFQIASLSNCFVIGNNGESDSYGGIMKIDQEQVQLMKRRGGVGHDLSHIRPKGSPVKNSALTSTGIVPFMERYSNSTREVAQDGRRGALMLSVSINHPDTEAFIDAKLEQGKVTGANVSVRIDDAFMKAVKTNSSYTQNYPVNSKKPLYTKTVEAHRIWKKIVHNAWKSAEPGILFWDTIISESVPDCYADLGYKTVSTNPCGEIPLCPYDSCRLLAINLFSYVEKPFTKQAEFNFKLFKKHIVIAQRMMDDIIDLELEKIDKILAKIDSDPEQEDVKAIERNLWINIKQKAKEGRRTGIGITAEGDMLAALGIRYGSEAGNTFSTEVHKTLCIETYRASVTLAKERGAFSLFEADREKENPFILRLKEADGQLYYEMLEYGRRNIALLTIAPTGTTSLMTQTSSGIEPVFMPVYKRRKKVNPNDKDARVDFVDEVGDSWEEYIVFHHRFKQWMEINNIDSSKHFTQQELDKLVKQSPYYKATSNDIDWKSKVAMQGAIQKWVDHSISVTVNLPNNVSEDLVGELYLKAWEVGCKGVTVYRDGSRAGVLVATDAKKEEQAVNDNFSKKRPLSLEADVVRFQNQKEKWIAFVGLVDGRPYEVFTGLTDDEDGIIIPRWVDKGFIIKNRNDDGSSRYDFQYKNKRGYKTTIEGLSHKFNPEFWNYAKLISGTLRHGMPIDKTVELIQSLQLDSESINTWKNGVQRALKRYVKDGTKAKGQTCENCNSNELIYQEGCLICQDCGSSKCG